One Aerococcus urinaeequi DNA segment encodes these proteins:
- a CDS encoding amino acid ABC transporter ATP-binding protein — MITFDHVEKYYGKFHALKDINLKINEGEVVTLIGPSGSGKSTLIRTINALEKVDSGHLIVDGKDITDRNTDIRQIRRDCGMVFQHFELYPHMTVLENVTLAPLKVLKKTDKDAQDRAERLLQRVNMWDKRDAYPSQLSGGQKQRVAIARGLAMRPKMMLFDEPTSALDPEMVGEVLDQMKRIAFEDNMTMVVVTHEMGFAKEVSNRTIFMADGEILEDRPSKEFFEDPHDERAVQFLSKILV; from the coding sequence ATGATTACATTTGATCATGTTGAAAAATATTATGGTAAATTCCACGCGTTGAAAGACATTAATCTGAAGATAAATGAGGGTGAAGTTGTGACCTTGATTGGACCTTCTGGTTCTGGTAAATCAACTTTGATTCGGACGATAAATGCTTTAGAAAAGGTAGATTCAGGTCATTTAATTGTTGACGGGAAAGATATTACAGACCGCAATACTGACATCCGTCAAATTCGCCGCGACTGCGGTATGGTGTTCCAACACTTCGAATTATATCCTCACATGACAGTGTTAGAAAATGTGACATTGGCACCTTTAAAAGTCTTGAAGAAAACCGATAAAGATGCCCAAGATAGAGCAGAGCGTTTGTTACAACGGGTAAATATGTGGGATAAACGTGACGCATACCCAAGTCAATTATCTGGTGGGCAAAAACAACGTGTGGCCATCGCACGTGGTCTAGCTATGCGTCCGAAAATGATGCTATTTGATGAACCAACTTCAGCCCTTGACCCAGAAATGGTTGGGGAAGTATTAGACCAAATGAAACGTATCGCTTTTGAGGACAATATGACTATGGTGGTTGTAACGCATGAGATGGGCTTTGCCAAAGAAGTATCGAATAGAACCATCTTTATGGCAGACGGAGAAATTTTAGAAGACCGTCCATCAAAAGAGTTCTTCGAAGATCCTCATGATGAACGTGCCGTTCAATTCCTAAGCAAGATCTTAGTCTAA
- a CDS encoding glutamate ABC transporter substrate-binding protein gives MKKLWRIVALVAFAFLATACTSSAASQQDIAERIDSEAYPVITWGVKVDTNLFGKYNIEENRIEGFDIDMAKEITKRVGGENAEAEFVEVTSKTRIPLLKNGNVDALIATMTISEERLKQVDFSQVYFDAGQALLVPEDSDIEGVESLTSEHTVLAVKGSTSAQRIKEAAPNANILELENYAEAFTALKSGQGDAMTTDNAILLGIMEQNPGYKIAGSTFTTEPYGIAINKGQDGFLNEVNKAIDDMVADGTYQEIYAKWFGDDTESSIAE, from the coding sequence ATGAAAAAACTATGGCGAATTGTTGCGCTAGTGGCTTTTGCTTTCTTGGCTACGGCCTGTACAAGCTCTGCTGCCAGCCAACAGGATATTGCTGAGCGAATCGACAGCGAAGCCTACCCGGTCATCACTTGGGGGGTAAAAGTCGATACCAACTTATTTGGGAAATATAATATTGAAGAAAATCGTATCGAAGGTTTTGATATCGATATGGCGAAAGAAATTACTAAGCGTGTCGGTGGGGAAAATGCCGAAGCAGAATTTGTTGAGGTAACCTCCAAAACCCGTATTCCTTTACTGAAAAACGGGAACGTAGACGCTTTGATTGCAACCATGACCATCTCAGAAGAGCGGTTAAAACAAGTTGACTTTAGTCAAGTGTACTTTGACGCTGGGCAAGCCTTGTTGGTGCCTGAAGATTCTGATATCGAAGGTGTTGAGAGCTTGACGAGTGAACATACTGTTTTGGCAGTAAAAGGGTCTACATCAGCCCAACGAATTAAAGAAGCAGCGCCAAATGCGAATATTTTAGAGTTAGAAAACTACGCTGAAGCCTTCACGGCCTTAAAATCGGGTCAAGGAGACGCAATGACTACTGATAATGCAATTTTATTAGGAATCATGGAACAGAATCCGGGTTACAAAATTGCTGGATCAACCTTTACAACAGAACCATATGGTATTGCCATCAACAAAGGTCAAGATGGCTTCTTAAACGAAGTAAACAAAGCCATTGATGACATGGTAGCTGATGGTACTTATCAAGAAATATATGCAAAATGGTTTGGTGACGATACTGAGTCATCAATTGCAGAGTAG
- a CDS encoding amino acid ABC transporter permease: MFELLTNYSDLIIEGFINTLIASVIALIASLILGGLMGIIQTLDNKILAKIGDIYVEFFRNIPLLIIVMFFYVVIPLYGVEITGFQSGIIGLTLYTSAFIADVVRSGIDAVPKGQREAAISQGMTYRQTMQYVVLPQAVKIVIPPLGNQFINLVKNSSILAMVAGLDLMYYGDLIASETFNTLGTYTMIAGIYLIITVPLTLLVSYIEKRLAQQDVR, translated from the coding sequence ATGTTTGAATTATTAACAAATTATTCTGATTTAATTATTGAAGGATTTATCAACACCTTGATTGCATCAGTGATCGCTCTGATTGCTTCCTTAATTCTTGGTGGTTTAATGGGGATTATCCAAACCTTAGATAATAAGATTTTAGCTAAAATAGGGGATATCTATGTAGAATTTTTCCGTAATATTCCTTTATTGATTATTGTAATGTTTTTCTATGTAGTTATTCCTTTATACGGGGTGGAAATTACCGGATTTCAATCAGGGATTATCGGTTTAACCCTTTATACATCTGCCTTTATCGCGGACGTTGTGCGTTCAGGGATTGACGCTGTACCTAAAGGCCAAAGAGAAGCAGCTATTTCACAAGGGATGACTTACAGACAAACGATGCAGTACGTGGTTTTACCACAAGCTGTGAAAATTGTGATTCCGCCATTGGGTAACCAATTTATCAACCTAGTGAAAAACTCTTCTATTCTAGCTATGGTAGCTGGGTTAGATTTAATGTATTACGGTGATTTAATTGCCAGTGAAACCTTTAATACTTTAGGGACTTACACAATGATCGCAGGTATTTACTTGATCATTACAGTACCTTTAACTTTATTAGTTTCATATATTGAAAAACGATTAGCACAACAGGACGTACGTTAG